The sequence CGCGGGTCGAGGTCCGAGCCGGTGCCGATGGCGCCACCGCACGTGATGTTCGTGCTCTTGCCGGTGCCGCGCGGGTCGAACCCGACGATCTCCTGGTGCTCGCGCAGCTTCGGCTGGTTGCGCAGGCGGGCCGGGAAGTTCCGGCCGGGCGCGCCCGGGCCGCCGGGGTTGGTGACGACGCTGGCGGTCGCGTCCTTGGTCGCCTTCAGACGGCTGACGGCGATCGTCAGGTCGATCTGGGCGTTGGCCTGGTACCAGTTGCGCGGCGTCTTGTAGGTCGCGCACTCCATGTCCTCGGCGCCGGCGGGCGGGGCCGTCGGCAGCTCGGCGGGAACGGCGCACTTGTGCCAGTCGAGCTTCTGGTTCGCGTACTGCGGCGGGATGTTCGTGGAGTTCAGCGGCTGCTTGCCGGCCGCGGCCTCCTGGCCCGCGAAGGCCGGCGTGAACCCGGCCAGCAGGGTGCCGGCGATCGCCGGGATCACCACCGCGTAGCGGAGTCGTGTCATACGGTTGCCCCTTTTTGACTTTTCGCGTGCGGAGTCCGGCTATTGATATAGGGCTCACCGGAACGGGGCAACCGACGTTGGTCGGCAACGGGCACCGCGGCGATCAAATCGATATCGGACAGACGTGACTCGCTGTCACCCAGGTTCTAAGGTCAGGCGGTCGGTTACGGGAGTGTTAGGTGAGGTCGATGTCGACTGTGAAGCACGACGGAAAGGTGCGTGGGTCGCGGTTCAACCCGTGGCACCTGCTCCTGATCGTCCCGCTGCTCGTCCTGGTCACGCCACTGTTCAACGTGGACGGTCCGCGGCTGTTCGGGATGCCGTTCTTCTACTGGTTCCAGTTCCTGATGGTCGCGGTCGGGGTGCTGTCCACCTGGATCGTCTACCTGATGACGCGGGACAAGCCCACCACGGACGCCCCGGACCGGCTGAGCGTCGACGACCTGGACGAGGGGGACGCTCGATGAGCAACCTGCAGTGGCCCGAGCTGATCATCTTCACGGTCCTGTTCGCACTGGTCACCGTCCTGGGCTTCATGGCTTCGCGCTGGCAACGCGGCGGCGCGCTGGACCACCTCGACGAATGGGGTCTCGGCGGCCGCAAGTTCGGCTCGTGGATCACGTGGTTCCTGCTCGGCGGTGACCTCTACACGGCCTACACGTTCGTCGCGGTGCCCGCGCTGGTGTTCAGCGCCGGCGCGCTCGGCCTCTACGCGCTGCCGTACACGATCGTCGTCTACCCGATCGTGCTGCTGCCGGCGCTGCGGATGTGGTCGGTTTCGCGCGTCCGCGGCTACGTGACCCCGGCCGACTTCGTGCGCGGCCGCTTCGGCTCGCCGATCCTCGCGCTGCTGGTGGCGATCACCGGCATCGTCGCGACCATGCCGTACATCGCGCTGCAGCTGGTCGGCCTCGAAGCCGTGCTGCGGACGATGGGCATCAACGGCTCCGGCATCGTCGGCCACCTGCCGCTGCTGGTCGCCTTCGTGATCCTGGCCTTCTACACCTACCAGTCCGGCCTGCGGGCGCCCGCGCTGATCGCGTTCGTCAAGGACATCCTGATCTACATCGTGATCCTGGTGGCGATCATCTACCTGCCCTCGAAGCTGGGCGGCTGGTCGCACATCTTCGACACCGCGGTGGCGAAGTTCGACAAGACC is a genomic window of Amycolatopsis lexingtonensis containing:
- a CDS encoding DUF3311 domain-containing protein gives rise to the protein MSTVKHDGKVRGSRFNPWHLLLIVPLLVLVTPLFNVDGPRLFGMPFFYWFQFLMVAVGVLSTWIVYLMTRDKPTTDAPDRLSVDDLDEGDAR